The following is a genomic window from Solanum lycopersicum chromosome 6, SLM_r2.1.
ccaacgtcattcatccttgtgtgatgcccaaaggcgatgattgtatgccacgcgcgatgtcgttctaccgtgtgtgctgtgcaaaaaaggtgatgtcatgccatgcccgacgtagacccaccgtgtgtgatgccgaagggcggtgatatcatgccatgcacgacttcgtccgaccgtgtgtactttccaagggcagtgatgtcatgccatgccttacgttgccgaccgtgtgtgctgtccaactgcggtgatgtcatgccacatccaacgttgccgaccgtgtgtgctttctaagggcggtgatttcatgccacgcccgacgtcgtccgatcgttcgtgcagtccaagggcggtgatgtcatgccacgcccgacgtcgttcgatcgtgtgtgcagtccaagggaggtgatgtcatgccacgcctgacgtcgtcctagagtgtgtgctgtccaagggcggtgatggcatgccacgtccgacgtcatccgaccgtgggtgctgtccaagggcggtgatggaataccacacccgacgtcgttcaactgtcaGTGCtttcctaaggcggtgatgttatgcgaCATCCGACATTgatgatcgtgtgtgctgtccaagggcggtgatgtcatgccacgcccgacgttccgactgtgcgtgctgtccaagggcggtgatgccatgccacgctcaatgtcgttcgaccatttttgctacccaaaggcgatgatgtcatgtcacacccgacgtcgttcgaccgtgtgtgttgcccaaagacggtgatgtcatgccacgcctgacgtcgttcgaccgtgtgtgccgtccaagggctatgatggcatgccacgcccgatgttgccgactgtgtgtgctgtccaagggcggtgatggcatgccacgctcgacgtcgttcgaccgtttgtgctgccccaaggcgatgatggcatgccatgtctgacgtagtctgaccgtgtgtgctgcccaagggcggtgatgttatgccacgcccgatgttgtccgaccgtgtgtgctgtccaagggcagtgatatctTGCCACGCgcaacattgccgaccgtgcgtgcagttcaagggcggttATGTAATGCCATTCCTgatgttgctgaccgtgtgtgatgtccaagggcggtgatgtcatgccacgcccaacgtcgtacgaccgtgcatgcagtccaagggtggtgatgtcatgccacgcctgatgtcgtcttaccgtttgtgctgtccaaaggtgatgatggcatgccaagcccgacgtcgttcgactgtgtgtgcttccaaaaggcgatgatgtcatgccacgcctgacgtcgttcgaccgtgtgtggtacccaaaggcgatgatggcatgccacgcctaacgtcgttcgatcgagtgtgttgtccaacggcggtgatggcatttcacacCCGACGTggttcaaccatgtgtgctgtccaaaggcggtgatgtcatgccacgctcgacatcgttaaACGGTTCGGCAgtccaaggatggtgatgtcatgccacgcccgacgtcgtttgaccgtgtatgctgtccaaggacggtgatggcatgccacgcccgatgttgccaatCGTGTATTGATGTTTGgctacgcccgatgttgtccgaccgtgtgtgttgcccaagggcagttatgtcatgctacgctcgacgttgtccgatcgtgtgtactatccaagggTAGTGttgttatgccacacccgacgttgccaatcgtgtgtgctgtcgaaggtctatgataacatgccacgctcgacgccgtccgaccgtctgtgctgtccaagagcgatgatggcatgccacgcccgacgccgccTGACTATCtatgctgcctaaaggcgatgatggcatgccatgccccatgtcgtctgaccgtgtgtgctatccaaaggaggtgatgtcatgccacatccgGCGTCGGTCGATCATGTATGCCggccaagggcgatgatggcatgccacgcctgacaccGTCCGACTATGTTCGCTagtccaaagacgatgatggcatgccacacccgtcatcgttcgactgtgtgtactgtccaagggcggtgatgttatgccacgcccgacgtcgtccaactctgtgtgcagtccaagggctgtgatggcatgccacgcccgacgatgccggtcgtgcgtgaagtccaagggaggtgatgtcatgtcttgcccgatgtcattcgaccatttgtgctgcccaaaggcgatgatggcatgccacgcccaaagtcaTTCGACTGTgcatgctgcccaaaggcaatgatggcatgccacgcccaacgtcattcgactatgtgtgctttccaaatgcggtgatgtcatgccacgctcgacgttgttcgaccgtgtgtgctgcccaaaggcgatgatggcatgccacgctcgacattgttcgaccgtgtgtgctgtccaagggcggtgatggcatgccacgcccgacgtcgtctgaccgtgtttgccgtccaagggctatgatggcatgccacgcccaacgtcattcgaccatgtgtgatgcccaaaggcgatgattgtatgccacgaccgatgtccttctaccgtgtgtgatgtccaaaggcggtgatgtcatgccacgcccgacttagtcccaccgtgtgtgatgcccaagggcggtgatatcatgccacgcacgacttcgtctgactgtgcgtgctatccaagggcggtgatgccatgccacgctcaatgtcgttcgaccatttttgctacccaaaggcgatgatgtcatgtcacacccgacgtcgttcgaccgtgtgtgctgcccaaagatggtgatgtcatgccacgcctgatgtcgttcgaccgtgtgtgccgtccaagggctatgatggcatgccactcccgatgttgccgactgtgtgtgctgtccaagggcggtgatggcatgccacgctcgacgtcgttcgaccgtttgtgctgccccaaggcgatgatggcatgccatgtctgacgtagtctgaccgtgtgtgctgcccaagggcggtgatgttatgccacgcccgatgttgtccgaccgtgtgtgctgtccaagggcagtgatatcttgccacgcccaacattgctgaccgtgcgtgcagttcaagggcggtgatgtaatgccatgcctgatgttgttgaccgtgtgtgatgtccaagggcggtgatgtcatgccacgcccaacgtcgtacgaccgtgcgtgcagtccaagggtggtgatgtcatgccacgcctgacgtcgtcttaccgtttgtgctgcccaaaggtgattatggcatgccaagcccgacgtcgttcgactgtgtgtacttCCAAAAGGctatgatgtcataccacgcctgacgtcgttcgaccgtgtgtggtacccaaaggcgatgatggcatgccacgcccgacgtcgttcgatcgagtgtgttgtccaacggcggtgatggcatttcacacCCGGCGtggttcaaccgtgtgtgttgtccaaaggcggtgatgtcatgccacgctcgacatcgttaaACCGTTCGGCAgtccaaggatggtgatgtcatgccacgcccgacgtcgtttgaccgtgtatgctgtccaaggacagtgatggcatgccacgcccgatgttgccaatCGTGTATTGATGTTTGgctacgcccgatgttgtccgaccgtgtgtgttgcccaagggcagttatgtcatgctacgctcgacgttgtccgatcgtgtgtactatccaagggTAGTGttgttatgccacacccgacgttgccaatcgtgtgtgctgtcgaaggtctatgataacatgtcacgctcgacgccgtccgaccgtctgtgctgtccaagagcgatgatggcatgccacgcccgccgcCGCCTGACTATCtatgctgcctaaaggcgatgatggcatgccatgcccgatgtcgtctgaccatgtgtgctatccaaaggaggtgatgtcatggcacATCCGGCGTCGGTCGATCATGTATGCCGGCCaggggcgatgatggcatgccacgcctgatacCGTCCGACTATGTTCGCTagtccaaagacgatgatggcatgccacacccgtcgtcgttcgactgtgtgtactgtccaagggcggtgatgttatgccacgcccgacgtcgtccaactctgtgtgcagtccaagggctgtgatggcatgccacgcccgacgatgccggtcgtgcgtgaagtccaagggaggtgatgtcatgtcttgcccgatgtcattcgaccatttgtgctgcccaaaggcgatgatggcatgccacgcccaaagtcaTTCGACTGTgcatgctgcccaaaggcaatgatggcatgccacgcccaacgtcattcgaccatgtgtgctttccaaatgcgatgatgtcatgccacgctcgacgttgttcgaccgtgtgtgctgcccaaaggcgatgatggcatgccacgctcgacattgttcgaccgtgtgtgctgtccaagggcggtgatggcagtccacgcccgacgtcgtctgaccgtgtttgccgtccaagggctatgatggcatgccacgcccaacgtcattcgaccatgtgtgatgcccaaaggcgatgattgtatgccacgaccgatgtccttctaccgtgtgtgatgtccaaaggcggtgatgtcatgccacgccctacttagtcccaccgtgtgtgatgcccaagggcggtgatatcatgccacgcacgacttcgtccgaccgtgtgtactgtccaagggcagtgatgtcatgccatgcctgacgttgccgaccgtgtgtgttgtccaacggcggtgatgtcatgccacgtccaacgttgccgaccgtgggtgctatccaagggcggtgatggcataccacacctgacgttgttcgactgtcagtgctgtcctaaggcggtgatgttatgtcacacccgacattgacgatcgtgtgtgctatccaaggtcggtgatgtcatgccacgcccgacgtgccgactgtgcgtgcagtccaaaagaggcgatgtcatgccacgcctgacgtcgttcgactgtgtgtgccgtccaagggctatgatggcatgccacgcccgacgtttccgaccgtgtgtgctatccaagggcggtgatggcatgccacgctctacgttattcgaccatttgtgctgcccaaaggcgaagatggcatgccatgcctgacatagtctgaccgtgtgtgatacccaagggcggtgatgtcatgccacgcccgacgtcgtccgaccgtgtgtgctgtccaagggcagtgatatcttgccacgcccaacgttgccgaccgtgcgtgcagttcaagggcggtgatgtaatgccatgcctgacgttgctgaccgtgtgtgatgtccaagggcggtgatgtcatgccacacccaaagtcgtacgaccgtgcgtgcagtccaagggtggtgatgtcatgccacgcctgacgtcgtcttaccgtttgtgctacccaaaggtgatgatggtatgccaagcccgacgtcgttcaaccgtgtgtgcttccaaaaggcgatgatgtcatgccacgcctgacgtcattcgaccgtgtgtgctacccaaaggcgatgatggcatgccatgcctgacttcgttcgaccgagtgtgttgtccaacggcggtgatggcatttcacacCCGACGtggttcaatcgtgtgtgctgtccaaaggcggtgatgtcatgccacgcccaatgttgtcgaccgtgtgtgttgtccaagggcagtgatgtcatgccacgaccgatgttgccgaccattGGTGCtttcaaagggcggtgatgtcatgccacgctcgatgtcgttcgacactgtgtgctgcctaatagcggtgatgtcatgccacgcccgacgttcattcaaccgtgcgtgcagtacaagggtagtgatggcatgccacgcccaacgttgccgatcgtgtgtcttgtccaagggtagtgatgtcatgccacgcccgacatcgttaaACCGTTcggcaatccaagggcggtgatgtcatgccatgcccgatgtcgttgaccgtgtgtgcggtccaaggacggtgatggcaatccacgcccgatgttgctgACCGTGTATTGATGTTTGGCTATGctcgatgttgtccgaccgtgtgtgctgcctaagggcagttatgtcatgctacgcccgacgtcgtccgatcgtatgtactgtccaagggtagtgttattatgccacacccgacattgccgatcatgtgtgctgtcgaaggtctatgatggcatgccacgcccgacgccgtccgaccgtctgtgctgtccaagagcgatgatggcatgccacgcccgacgacgccCGACTATCTGTGCTGCCCagaggcaatgatggcatgccacgcccgatgtcgtctgaccgtgtgtgctgtccaaaggaggtgatgtcatgccacatccgacgtcgGTCGATCATGTATGCTggccaagggcgatgatggcatgccatgcctgacaccGTCCGACTGTTTCGCTAGTCCAAagacaatgatggcatgccacacccgacatcgttcgaccgtgtttgtcgtccaagggctatgatggcatgccacggtcgacgtcgttcaaccgtgtgtgttgtccaagggccataatgacactccacgcctgacatcattcgactatgtgtgttgtccaagggcgatgatggcatgccacgcccaacgtcgttcgaccgtctgtgttgcccaaaggcgatgatcgcatgccacgcccgatgtcgtccgaccgtgtgtgctgtccaaaggcggtgatggcatgccacgcttgacattgttcgaccgtgtttatccgccaagggcgatgatggcatgccacgcgcgacgtcgttcgaccgtgtgtgctggccaaacgaggtgatgtcatgccacgcccgacgttgccgaatgtgtgtgctgtccaagggcggtgatgtcatgccatgcccgacgtcatccaaccgtgcgtagagtccaagggcggtgatgtcatgccatgcctgacgtcgttcgatcgtatgtgctgtcgaagggtggtgatgtcatgccacgaccgacgtcgtccgaccatgtgtgctgtccaagggcggttatctaatgccacacctgacgtcgttcgaccgtgtgtactgtccaagggcggtgatgttatgccacgcccgacgtcgtccaaatctacgtgcagtccaagggctgttatggcatgccacgcccgatgatgccgatcgtgcgtgtagtctaagggaggtgatgtcatgtcttgcccgatgtcattcgaccatttgttctgcccaaaggcgatgatggcatgccacgcccgaagtcattcgactgtgcgtgctgccttaaggcaatgatgccatgccacgcccaacgttattcgaccatgtgtgctttccaaaggcggtgatgtcatgccacgctcgacgtcgttcgaccgtgtatgctgcccaaaggcgatgatggcatgccaggctCGATgttgtacgaccgtgtgtgctgtccaagggctgtgatggcatgccacgcccgacgtcgtctgaccgtgtttgccgtccaagggctatgatggcatgccacgcccaacgtcattcgaccatgtgtgatacccaaaggcgatgataatatgccacgcccgatgtcgttctaccgtgtgtgctgtccaaaggcggtgatgtcatgccacgcccgacgtagtctcaccgtgtgtgatgcccaagggcggtgGTATCATTCCACGCAcgacttcgtccgaccgtgtgtactgttcAAGGGCAGTgttgtcatgccatgcctgacgttgccgactgtttgtgttgtccaacggcggtgatgtcatgccacgtccaacgtcgttcaaccgtgtgtgctgtcacaaggcggtgattgcatgtcacgcccaacgtcgtttgactgtgtgtgctgtccaaaggcggtgatgtcatgccacacccgacattgtttgaccgtgtgagctgcccaaaggcgatgatggcatgccatgcccgatgttgttcaaCCGTTTCTGCTTTCGAAAGGCGGTAATAGCATATCAtgtctgacgtcgttcgatcgtgtttgccgttcaagggttatgatggcatgccacgtgcaacgtcgttggaccgtgtgtgctgcccaatggtgatgatggcatgccacgcccgatgttgtttgaccgtgtgtgctgtccaacggcggtgatggcatgtcacgctcgacgtcgttcgaccgtgtgtgctgtccaaaggcggtgatatcatgccacgccggatgtttttcgattgtgtgtgctgcccataggccataatggcatgcaacgcccgacatcgttcgaatgtgtgtgatgttaaaaggcggtgatggcatgtcgggcgtgacgtcattcgaccgtgtttgtcgtccaaggtgTGACGTCCCGCCATCCATTCAGGCTGAACGCCACCCAACTAGGCAGCCATTAGGCGCATCAAGTGCAAGGGGGCAGGCTGACCATGCAGGAAAGCAGCCAAGGGGGCCAGCAGCAGGTGAAGAGACAGCCGTTACAACAGTTTCAGCTGTTACGGCAGTTACAGCCGTTACAGTTGTTACACTTGGTAGTGGGGCGACAGTTTCAGGAGTTTCAAGCCTTTGGGAGGCTTGTGCAGATCATGGGGCAGACTAGGAGCatctaggagtcctttttggaagacttagaagcttgTCTTGTAGGCATAGTCTTAGGAACTTGTATAGTGTAGCATTTACTATTTCTTAggcattagagtagtataaatagtagttCATTGACCTTGTAAAGCATCCAATCATTTTCAAGTAAtagaagttccttcttccaaaattctgtctacttcttattttcttagcgatccgagttttaggcttacttgagtttgcaAGAACGTGCAAGAATCGTGAGTAAACCGTCAAGTGTCGCATGGAGTATTGTCCAAATCAAAAATTCGgtgacaattggtatcagagcaggttcaTCGTAACAGAATGATGAATGAAGGAGACGGAAGCGGCGCTAGCAACACCCCCAACATTCAGGTGggaaagaagaacaagaaagggaagaagcAGCAGCAGAAGGGAAATGATCCCAATCTGCCTATTCTGCCCGATCTTCCACCTACTGATCCACCACCAACTAATCTTCCATCAGGCAGTCTACCACCAGGTGGTCAGCCATCAGGCAGTCTGCCACCAGGTGGCCAGCCATCAGGCAGTCTGCCACCAGGCGGCCAACCATCAGGCAGTCTGCCACCAGGCGGTCTTCCAACAGATGAGTTACCATCAAATGTTCCTCCACCAAGCGACGGACCAACATCTTTCCAGCATAATGTTGTCGATGAGAGTGACGGCGACGACAGCGAAGAAACTATCGACGTCACTGTGGGACATGAATGGCTTGCCAGCGTTGAAAGGGCAAGGCCAACTGTTGAGATTTTAGGCCCGCGCTTGAATCGGTTGGACAGCGATGTCAAAGACCTTGAAGAGAACTCCCTTGAGGAAGTTGAAGCCATTCGGAAGGAGTTGGATCTACGCAAGCGGTCTGAATTAGCGATGAAGGAAACCATTACTTCCTTGGAGTTCAGGTTCATGGACGCCCTTACGATGATCCAGACGCTGAAGAAAAAGGTTGAGGCCCTCGAAGAAGAGAGGGAGGTTGGAGCAACAACATCACTTGGCAAGGAAAGGGAGTCCAGAGTCGAGGTTCCCAAGCCACCGACATTCAAGGGTGTCCGTGATGCCCTAGAGGTAGGCAATTTCCTTTGgcacttggaaaattatttCAGGTGTAATCAGGTCAGGAGCGATGCAAACAAGATCAACACTGCCGCGTTTATCTTTCCGACGTAGCCATGCTGTGGTGGAAACGCAAAGATGCCGAGATCAAGAGGGGCACACGCACCATCGACACATGGGAACAATTCCTTGAGGAATTCAAGAAAGCTTTCTTCCCCAATAATGTTGTTTATGAGATGAAGTGCAAACTCTGGGAGTTGAAGCAAACGGGAAGCATTAGGGCATATGTGAAGGAGTTCACAATTTCGACCCTCCAAATTCCCCAACTCATGGAAGATGACATGCTGTTCACCTTCATGGATGGGCTGCAGAATTGGGCGAGGACCGAGTTAGAGCAGCGTCAAGTAAAAACCATCGATGAGGCCATCACTCAAGTCGAGACCTTGACAGATTTCAAACATGATCGTTTGGACAAGGCAAAGGGCAAGGAATCAAGCTAAAGGTGGGGGAGACTGTGGCCGAGGCAGAGAACAGTCGGCATAACCCAAGCAGCAGGACACGCCCATGTCCGATGGCAGACGGTTTGAACGTCAGAAATTCTCGGAGAAGCGGACGCAGTCCAGCAGAGGAGACGGGTGCTACATATGCGGCGGACCTCACGGTTATGCCAGGTGCCCAGAGATGAAGAGCCTTAGTGCCATCGTCCGTGAGCGGAAGGAGAAGGAGGCACAAGACAAGGCGAAATCGGCAGACACCACTCAGTTGGGCATGGTTAGAATCTGTGGTGCCATAGCAAAGCAGGCTGACAACCCGGGGGATTTCAGTAAACAATATGTGGATATATCCATCAATGGGCAAGCAGTTCGGGCCATGGTAGATTTTGGGGCTGAATCCAACATTATGACCAAGACGGCGGCCGAAAAATTGGGACTGAAAATTGTTCCAAGCAACAATCGCCTCAAGACGGTCAACGCCCCACCAACTCCCGTGTGTGGAATTGCTCATGGGGTCAGCATCACTTTAGGACGGTGGAGAGGTAAGACAAACTTTACTGTAGCTCCCTTGGACATATCCGATGCTATTCTTGGGCAGGAATTCTTTCAACGTTGCCACACGATGATTTATCCCTACCTTCAACAACTCTTGGTGATGAAGGGGGAAGGGTCTTGTATGGTGCCTCTTGTTAGGGTGCCGAagaaagacatatatgcccaaCTGTCAGCCATGCAGATTGTGAAGGGCCTGAAGAAAGGAGCACCAACCTTCTTAGCCACCATCGCAAGTTCGAGTGAAGACCATGGTGCTATGGAGCCTCTGCCACCCATCATAGAATCTATTTTGCAGGAAACCAGTGACGTGATGCCGGAGGAGCTGCCAAAAACTCTACCTCTAAGGCGTGAGGTAGACCACATGATTGAGCTAGAGGTGGGAGCCAAGCCACCTGCATTTGCACCTTATCGATGGCTCCGCCTGAGTTAGAAGAACTGAGGAAGCAGTTAAAAATAGCTCCTCGAAGCAGGTCTTATTCGTCCATCCAAGGCACCCTATGGAGCGCCGGTGCTGttttagaagaagaaagacgGGTCGATGCTTCTATGCATTGACTACAGGGGGCTCAATAAGATCACAATTCGGAACAAGTATCCAATCCCGCTGATCGCAGATTTGTTTGATCGACTTGGAGAGGCCAAGTATTTTACCAAGATGGATCTCTGGAAAGGCTACTATCAAGTGCGCATTGCAGAAGGGGATGAGCCAAAGACAGCATGCGTGACCAGGTATGGAGCATTCGAATGGTTGGTGATGCCCTTCGGCTTAACCAACGCACCAGCCACATTTTGCACgctgatgaacgagatttttcaCCCCTACTTGGACTAGTTCGTAGTAGTGTACTTAGATGACATAGTCGTCTATAGTATCACTTTGCAAGAACATGTGGAACACTTGAAGAAGGTCTTCAAAGTCTTGCGGGAGAATCAGCTTTATGTCAAGAGAGAGAAGTGCGAGTTCGCCCAACCAAAGATACATTTCTTGGGCCATGTGATCAGTCAAGGTGAGCTTCGTATGGATGAGGCCAAGGTAAAGGCGATCCAAGATTGGGAAGCGCCTACGAAGGTGACCGAGCTACGTTCTTTTCTTGGACTTGCTAATTATTATCGCAGGTTCATCAGAGGATACTCCGCTATTGCTGCCCCACTGACCGAGCTGCTGAAAAAGAACAGGCCTTGGTTGTGGAGCGAGGAGTGCGAAGAAGCGTTTGAAGGTCTAAAGGCTGCAGTTACTGAGGAACCAGTCCTGATGCTGCCTGACTTCACCAAGACCTTCGAGATCCATACGGATGCTTCTGACTTTGCCATTGGGGGAGTCTTAATGCAGGAGAAGCACCCCATAACTTTTGAAAGCCGGAATCTGAATGAAGCGGAACGACGGTACACTGTGCAGGAGAAGGAGATGACGGCCATCGTACATTGTCTACGCacatggaggcattatctactAGGCTCCAAGTTTGTAGTAAAGACCGACAACGTTGCCACAAGCTATTTTCAATCACAAAAGAAGATCACTCCAAAGCAGGCTCGTTGGCAGGATTTCTTAACGGAATTCGACTACAACTTGGAGTACAAACCCAGAAGGGGCAATGTGGTAGCCGATGCATTGAGCAGAAATACTGAATTAGCGGCCATCTCCTCAGTCCGTAGTGAGTTCCAAGGCGCAATCAAAGATGGTATGCTACGCGATCCGGAAGCCAAGAAGATTATGCAGCTGGCTGCAAAAGGCCAAACCAAACGGTCTTGGGTAGAAGACGGATTCTTGCTTACCACTGGCCGGAGGATTTATGTACCAAAGTTCGGATTCATCAGGCGGCATATTATCAAAGAAAGCCACGACACTCCGTTGGCTGGGCATCCGGGACAGAAGAGAACGAGGGCATTAGTGGAGGCTTTCTATTTTTGGCCACGTATGCGGGAAGATATCGAGCAGTATGTGCAGACTTGTCT
Proteins encoded in this region:
- the LOC138349233 gene encoding uncharacterized protein — protein: MSDGRRFERQKFSEKRTQSSRGDGCYICGGPHGYARCPEMKSLSAIVRERKEKEAQDKAKSADTTQLGMVRICGAIAKQADNPGDFSKQYVDISINGQAVRAMVDFGAESNIMTKTAAEKLGLKIVPSNNRLKTVNAPPTPVCGIAHGVSITLGRWRGKTNFTVAPLDISDAILGQEFFQRCHTMIYPYLQQLLVMKGEGSCMVPLVRVPKKDIYAQLSAMQIVKGLKKGAPTFLATIASSSEDHGAMEPLPPIIESILQETSDVMPEELPKTLPLRREVDHMIELEVGAKPPAFAPYRWLRLS